The genomic stretch CTGCCTGAGGTGCACAGAGCCCAAAGGCAGAGAGAGGGGCTGAAGGATAGACAGGTGTGTAGCATGGGCTAGGTTTACGGTGAGTGCTTAGTAAATGCTGTGGAATGATTGCATGAGTTCCAGAAGGACCCAGACTGGTGAGACAGAGAATGCAGAGTTGGCTATACTGGGAAGGAGCCTCCACCTGACACAGCAGGAGAAGGATAAGCAGATGTTGTATAGTGCTTGGGCAGGGCCAGGCAAAGGGGAGATTTGCTCagaaaatgttgaatgaatgaatgcacaaaTGCATGGGAAGGCAAAGGTAAGCATGAGAGAGCCAcagagatgaaacaaacaaacaaaaaagacagaaatagggAATtaaatagggccaggcacggtggcgtgacgcctgtaatcccagcactttgggaggcctaggcgggcagatcacttgaggtcaggagttcaataccacactggccaacatggcgaaaccccatctctactaaaaatacaaaaattagccgggcgtggtggtgcatgcctgtaatcccagctacttgggaggctgaggcaggagaatcacttgcatccggggggcagaggttgcagtgagccaagatcatgccactgcacttcagcctgggcgacagagcaaaactccatctcaatcaatcagtcaatcaatcaatcaatcaatcaataaagacatgtagggccgggcacagtggctcacgcctgtaatcccaacactttgggaggccaaggtgggcggatcacttgagctcaggggttcgagatcagactggccaacatggccaaccccatctctactaaaaatacaaaaattagcctgatgtggtggcgtgcatctgtaatcctggctactcgagaggctgaggtgggagaatcacttgaacccgggaggtggaggttgcagtggttgcagtgagccgagatcatgccactgcaccccagcctgggagacgagtGAGActcctactcaaaaaaaaaaaaaaaaagaaaaagaaaaaggaaaaagacacataggttaaggcaggagaatcacttgagcccaggagttggagaccagcctcggcaacctAGCAaagccccatctttacaaaaaatattaagaaattagccaggtgtggtggtgcacacttgtagtcccagacactccataggctgaggtgggaggatctctccCTTGGGAtactgagcctaggaggtcgaggatgcagtgagccaagatcgtaccactgcactccagcctgggctacagagcaagaccgtcaaaaaaataaaaaataagatacacatgaaagagacacagagagaaaaacagatgaatggaaagaTAGGGACACAGGGAGAGACAAAAACGGAGATTCATAAATAGAGACAGCTGGCCAGCTAAGTGAGATAGAAGCTGAGAGAGGCGAAGAGAGAGGGACTTCAAGGATGCAAGAAGAGAGGAATTGCATGGTGACCCGACCAAGGCCAGGTTTTGGGGGATGGGCCAGCAGTGAAAGGGGGGCCTCCGAACCACCAGTCTCTCTCTGTAGAGGGGGGCATTCTCGGGGCAGACCCCAGCCTTGGGGGTGACTGGGTCCCCCTGGCCCCACAGGTCAGTGACGCGGAGTTATTACCGAGGGGCGGCTGGAGCCCTGCTGGTGTACGACATCACCAGGTGGGTGCCCGGGGTGGGTGGGGTAGGGCATGGGTGGTTCCTCTCCCgcactgcctccctcccttctcccttctccacaGCCGGGAGACATACAACTCACTGGCTGCCTGGCTGACGGATGCCCGCACCCTGGCCAGCCCCAACATCGTGGTCATCCTCTGTGGCAACAAGAAGGACCTGGACCCTGAGCGGGAGGTCACTTTCCTGGAGGCCTCCCGCTTTGCCCAGGAGAATGGTGAGGGCTGTGTCGTGGAccaggtggtggtgggggtggacaGTCCACAGGGACTATGGGTTTACTGGCTCTCAGTGGCTGTACCCAGCAGGGGAACGTGGAGGTTCAGAAGTCTGGGTTCAAATTTGAGtgttggctgggtgtagtggctcacacctgtaatcccagcagtttgggaggccaaggtgggaggactgcttgagcccaggagtttgagaccagcctggataacacagtgagatcctatctctacaaaaaatttaaaaaattagctgggtgtggtggctcatggctgtagtcccagctacagtggaggctgaggcaggaggatcacctgagcctgagagtttaagactgcagtgagctgtgatcacgccattgtactccagtctgggagacagagcaagacactgtctccaaaaacaacaacaacaacaaaactaagtGTTGCCATCAGTGAGCTATGTGATTACACTggttctcagtttcttcatctggaaagtgGGATCACAGTGTTTCTGCCCCACAGTGTGCTGTGATGATTAAGGGAGATTGTGGAAAGTCCTTAGCACCCGCCACAGAGGGGGTGCTAGATTAATGTTGGCCGCTAAGATTTCGCCTACCGTCGGGAGGCCGCACAGGGtattggttttttaaattaattattttatttattttttcctcctaccGCACCTTCCCGGGTATTGGTTTAATGTAGAGATTGCAACCCCAGATGGCCCTAGGTGAAAggcacgttttttttttttttttgagacggagtcttgttctgttgcccaggctggagtatagtggcgcaatcttggctcactgcaacttctgcctcccgggttcaagtgattcttctgcctcagcctcctgagtagctgggactacaggtgcgcgccacaacgcctggctaatttttatatttttagtagagacggggtttcaccatattggccaggctgatctcgaactcctgaccttgtgatccgactgcctcggcctcccaaagtactgggattacaggcgtgagacactgcgcccggcgAAAGGCACATTTTTGAATACAGGAGATGGGATGGGGTAGATCCTTGAGTAACAGGTACTGGTGTTAAGGGGAGTGCAGCATACTGACAACCCACACCAAAAGGTTTGCAAGGGCCAaccacaatggctcacacctgtaatcccagcattttgggaggccaaggtaggagcatcacttgagatcaggagttttagaccagcctgtgtaacagagtgagaccctgcctctacaaaaaaaaaaaaaaaaagcctgggtgtggtggtatgtgcctgtggtctggggtactcaggaggttgaggcaggaggatcacttgtgcccagaagttcgaggctgcagtgatctgcaatcacaccactgcactccagtctaggggacagagagagactttgtctcaaagaaaaaaacaaaaaaggtttgCAAGTATAAACTCATTTGAAAACATTGTGTTGGCCAAACCACCCACATCTGGTGGCTTGAGATCTGCCTGTGTTCCCCTGTTTTGCAACCTCCAGGTTTAAAGGAGGTTTTGCCATCAGAGAGGTGTGGGTGTGAATTCAGCTCTGATTTTCTGACTGTAGGGCCTTGTCATGCTGCTGATGGGTAGACTCTGGTTGGCCTGTTCCTGTCCTAGATGGTGCTAGAGACACAGTGTTGGAGACAGCCCTAGGCCCAACCTTCATGGAGCTCACAGTTCAGTGGGTGAGGGTGGAAGGACAGACCCACTTCCAGACAGTGACACCTCAGAAAGGTCAGGGCTTGATGGCGAAGCACCAGGAGACAGGGGTCAGAGCCAGCAGGGGAGAGCCCCAGAGGGGTCAGGGCCAGTACTGGGGGGGCAGGCAGAGGGATCGGGGTGGGATGGAGAACACAGGCAGAGGGGTCAGGGCTGGGATAgggcaggcagaggcagaggggtCAGTTGGGATGAGGGGACACAGGCAGATGAGTTACATGGGATGGGGGGCAAGGGCAGAGGggttggggtgggatggggggcCCAGGTAGAGGGGTCAAGGCCAAGtttgggaggcacaggcagaGCGGTTGCATGGGATGGGGGAGCATGGGCAGAGGGCTCAGGGGTGGAATGGGGCAGGCCTAGGCAGAAGGGTCAGGGGTGGAATGGGGCAGGTCCAGGCAGAAGGGTCAGGAATGGAATGGGGCAGGCCCAGGCAGAAGGGTCAGGGGTGGGATGGGGACCCAGGCAGAGGGTTGGGGCCAGGATGAGGAAGCACAAGCAGAGGGGTCAGGGCCAGGATAGGGGGCCACAAGAAGCTGTGGGAGCCCTAAGTCGGTACCTGACTCAGCCCAGGAAGTCAGGGAGGACTTCTTGGAGGAGGAGCTGTGTGAGCTGAGCTCTGAGGGAAGAGCTGGGTGGGCATATCGGGAAGCGGACATTAGTGGCAGGGAAAAGGCATGCGCAGAGGCCTGAGGTGAGGGTAAGGGGGGATGGAACATTGGAGGAACAGGATGAGAGTCAGCAGGTGAGAGCTCAGTGGAGGGTGGGGACTAACTGGGGTCCTGACCTCAGAGTGTGTGCCCCTGCAGAGCTGATGTTCCTGGAGACCAGCGCTCTCACAGGCGAGAACGTGGAGGAGGCGTTCCTCAAGTGTGCCCGCACTATCCTCAACAAGATTGACTCAGGTGAGGCCCTGACCGGCCCGAGTGGGAGCGAAGGGCAGGCCCGGGGGTCTCCAGGCAACCAATGCTgacctctccccttccccacagGCGAGCTAGACCCGGAGAGGATGGGCTCTGGCATTCAGTACGGGGATGCGTCCCTCCGCCAGCTTCGGCAGCCTCGGAGTGCCCAGGCCGTGGCCCCTCAGCCGTGTGGCTGCTGAGCTCTGTGGAGCCAGGTGGGACACTGGGGGCTTAGGGAGGCAGGGCGATCTCTTGGGAATGGGGGAGATGGTGTGGAGATAGACACTGAACATGTGATGACAAGAGaaacagagtgagagaaagatgCAAAAACACACAAGCTAAAGGAGgcatctggctgggcgcagtggctcatgcctgtaatctcagcactttgggagtccgaggcgggcggaggCAGTTcattgggtgggggtggggagacagaCCCACTTCCAGACAGTGACAGCTCAGAAAGGTCAGGGCCAgcccgggctcggtggctcatgcctttaatccctgtactttggaaggccgaggcgggcggatcacctgaggtcaggagttcgagaccagcctggccaacatggtgaagccccctctctactaaacatacaaaaattagctgggcgtggtggcaggtgcctgtaatcccagctactcgggaagttgaggcaggagaatcacttgaacctgggaggtggaggttgcagtgagctgagatcacaccattgcactccagcctgggtgacaagagcaagactttgtctcaaaaaaaaaaagaaagaaaggtcaggACCAGATGGGGAAGCACTGGGGGAGAGGGGTCAGAGCCAGCAGGGGAGAGGCCCAGGGGGGTCAGGGCCAGGGTCGGGGCACAGGCAGAGGGATCAGGGTGGGATAgggcaggcagaggcagaggggtCAGGGTGGGATGAGGGGACACAGGCAGAGGGGTTGCATTTGATGGGGGGTATACATAAGgtgaggagttctagaccagcctggccaacgtggtgaaacccctcctctactaaaaatacaaaaattagccaggcatggtggtacatgcctatagtcccagctacttgggagactgaggcaggagaatcacttgaacccaggaagctgagggtgcagtgagccaagattcagccactgcattccagcctgggcgacagagcaagactctgtctcaaaaaaaaaaaaaaaaaaaaaaaaaaggagacatctGCCGGGCCACAGGGaatccacctgcagccccaggccAGCTTCCTGCCCTAGACCTTGACCCTCCCATTCATAGTTCTCCAGcgatttattgagcacctgctgtgtgccaggccctgctcAAGGCACTGGGGATATGGCAGGGGGTACAACAGACTCCCATCCTCATGGTGCTGACATTCTCTTTGGGGGAGACAGGTGATAAACAAGAGATGTAAGtcgactgggcgcagtggctcacacctgtaatcccagcactttggcagggtgagatgggaagatcactttgagaccaggctgggcaacaaagcaaccTTATCTccacaaaaagttttttaaaattagcgaggcgtggtggtgtgcacctggagtcccagctacttgggaggctgaggtgggaggatggcttgagcccaggtgttcgaggctgcagtgagctgtgaccatgcgccactgcattccagcctgggtgacagagcgagactctaaaaaaaaaaaaaaaaaaaaagtaaagtatgtAGTAGTGAGGGAGGTAAGAActatggggaaaaataaaacaggcacaGATGGGTGGATAGGGTAGAggagtgtactttttttttttctttgagacggggtattgctctgttacccaggatggagtgctgtggcgtgatctcggctcactgaaacctccgcctcctgggttcaagtgattctcctgcctcagcctcccgagtagctgagattacaggcgactaccaccatgcctggctaattttttttaatttttatagagacagggtttcttttttttttttttttgagacggagtcttgctctgttgcccaggctagagtgcagtggcatgatcttggttcactgtaacttctgcctcctgagttcaagttgcctcagcctcctgagtagctggaactacaggcgcccgccaccacgcctggctaatttttatgtatttagtagagatggggtttcaccatattggccagactggtctcgatctcttgaccttgtgatctgcccgcctcggcctctcaaagtgctgggattacagtgtgagccaccgcacctggccgacacagggtttcatcatgttggccaggctggtctcaaactcctgacctcaagtgatccacccactctcGGCCTactaaaatgttgagattacaggcgtgagccactgcgcccggccaagaatgtacttttttttttctgagatggagtttcactcttgttgcccaggctggagtgcaatggcgcgatctcggctcaccgcaacctctgcctcccaggttcaagcaattctcctgcctcagtctcctgagtagctgggattacaggcatgtgccaccacggccagctaattttgtatttttagtagagacggggtttctccgtgttggtcaggctggtctggaactcccgacctcaggtgatctgcctgcctcagcctcccaaagtgctgggattacaggcgggagccaccgcgcccagcctttttttttttttttttttttgagacagagtctcactctgtcgccatgctagagtgcagtggcacgatctcggctcactgcaacctttgcctcctgggttcaagcaattctcctgcctcagtctcccgagtagctgggactataggtgtgtgccaccatgcccagctaatttttgtatttttagtagagacatttcaccatgttggccaggttggtctcgatctcttgacctcgtgatccgcccacctcagcctcccaaagtgctgggattacaggcgtcagccaccgcacctggccaagagtgTACATTTAAACAAGATGAGGAGGGAAGCCTCGctgagaagatgacatttgagtgAAGGAAGGGAGATAGGGAGGCCTGTGGGGATCTGGGGCAAGAGCACTGCCGGAGAGCACAGCAACGCTTCTAGCGAGGGGTATGCCTGGTATCGGTGAGGGTGACCGAAGCAGCCAGTGTGGGCATCATGGAGGACCTGTGTGTGTTTTGTGGGTACAGCATGAGATGGGGTCAGGGGTTGGAGGAAGCAGATCAGTTAGGGCCTGTGCGCCCTGGGGAGGCCTCTGGCTTATACCCTGTGTGGGAGCCACGGGAGGCTTCTGAACAGAGGAAGGACAGGATCAGATTCAGGGGTGCAGAGAGTTCCTCTGGCTGCATAAAGGGAAGGGGCTGTGAGGGACAGAGGAGGTCACCAGGACACCAGAGAGGAAGCTGCTGCAAAGTCCAGGGAAGATGGTGGAGGACAGGACAAGCGGGCAGGAAGAGGAGTGGCTGAGAAGGGAATAGGGTTCATGTCCTCCCTAGACTCTCTGTCTTCCAGTCttggcctctctctctttttttttttggttcctgtctttttattttgagacagagtctcgctctgtcacccaggctggagtgcagtggcgcgatctaggcttactgcaagctccgcctcctgggttcacgccattctcctgcctcagcctcctgagtagctgggactacaggcacccgtcaccacgcccagctaattttttgtattttttttagtagagatggggtttcacggtgttagccaggatggtctcgatctcctgacctcgtgatcctcccgcctcggcctcccaaagtgctgggattacaggcatgagcctttttttttttttaaatttttttattttagagagaatctcactctgctcactctgtcacccaggctagagtgcagtggcgccatcttggctcactgcgacctccgcctcccgggttcaagtgattctcctgcctcagcctcccaagtagctgggattacaggcatgtactgccacaaccagctaatttttgtattttttttttttttctcgagatggagtctcactctgttgcccaggctggagtgcagtggtgcagtctcggctcactgcaacctccgcctcctgggttcaggtgattcttctgcctcagcctcccgagtagctgggactacaggtgcgtgccaccacgtctggctaattttttgtatttttagtagagatggggtttcaccatgttagccaggatggtctcgatctcctgacctcgtgatccacctgcctcggcctcccaaagtgctgggatgacaggcgtgagacattgcgcctggccaatttttgtatttttaatacagacagggttttgccatgctcgtgaggctggtcttgaactcctgacttcaggtgattcacccgccttggcctcccaaagtgctgggattacaggcctgagccactgtgcccagccaatcctGTCTCCTTTTGATGCAGCCACTGGGTCTTTCTAACACACATATCTGCTCCTGTCGCTCCCTTTTTCAAAACCATCCATGCATCTCAGGGCCCCAGGACACAGCTGAACTCCTCAGCCTGGTGTTTGACCCTCTGCAGGGACTGGCCCCTGCCAGCCCAGCCTCACCGGCCTCAGCCACTTGTCGGTCTCCCTACCTCTCAGgccactccagccacactgaagTTCTTCCCATTCCTCTGGGCCCTTGCTCATGCTGGGCCTCTGCTTGGAACATTCCTACCCTCTTTTCCCTGGcaacctccttccctcctccaggCAGCACTACTTGTTCCTCCAGGCTTGGtccaaacttttgtttttttttgagatagagtctcactctgtcactcaggctggagtgcagtggcgcgatttcggctcaccgcaacctccgcttccaggttcaagcaattctggtgccccagcctcctgagtagctgggactatgggcatgggCCACCAACGCCTGgcaaagtttttatatttttagtagagacagggtttcaccatgttggccagctgctcacaaactcctggcctcaagtgatccacccacctcagcatccaaagtgctggaattataggcatgagccactgcacccggccccaaacTTCTTGACAGGCTTTCAAAACCCTGCAGGATTTGGTCCCCATCCCTCCTTCTCTGGGGGATGTGTATGTCTTGCCAGTTCTCCCTTCTATACTTCATGCTAAATCCCCTCCCAGCCCTTGGCAGCTCCAGGGCGGGACAGGTGGGGAACAAGTGGTTAGACCTTGGATCTACTTGGAAGGCAGAGCCAACATGATTTCCTGATGGAATGGATGTGTAAtctaaaagagagagaggaatcaaGGATGATGTCTTCGGACAGTGCTCTCTTGTCTTGCCAGGACTTTGCACCTGCTGTGCCTGAGCCtaagtttgctcatctgtaaaatgaggctaataatAGCACCTGCTTCTATAGGTGTTGAGAAGAAGAAATACATTAATTCACGAAAGTGCTCAGAATGGGGCCTGATGGTCAAGACTTGATCGATGAGGgctgtttttaaagttttcttcttaTCCATCTTTGGGCAGAGCTCAAATGAATGGGTGTGTCTTCTTCACCTCAGGGCTTAGCAGAGACTCTGTCCTAGAGAGTTTGCCCTCAGTAGGTGAAATGtaacaaggcaaggcaaggcaaggcttTTTCACACTTTGCTGACTGCAATCTAcaggaggaaatatattttatgtgttaatCAAGGACTGACTGTAGCAGATCCCACCCACATATAAAACTCAAACACACATTTTCCTACCACCAGTATTCTTTCGTTTCTTGGCACTAAAATGAAAGTCACATAACATACATTTACGTGACTTttcaaagtgtacaattcagtggcatttagtacattcacagggTTGTGCAATCACCACTTCTGTGTTGTtccagaatgttttctttttttttcttttcttttttttggagacagagtctcgctctgttactcaggctggagtgcagtggtgcgatctcggctcattgcaagctccacttccagggttcaagcaattctcctgcctcaacctctggagtagctggaattacaggcatgcaccaccacacccggctaattttcgtatttttagtggaaatggcaTTTGACCGtggccaggctggcttgaactcctgacctcaggtgatccacccgcctcggtctcccaaagtgctgggattacaggcgtgagccactgcgcccggcctcagaaCGTTTTCATTACTCTAAGAGGTACCATACTTATACTGCTTTGTACCTTATACCTTTGTACCCATATTTATtaagcagtcactctccatttccCCCAACCCCTAGCAACCGccaatttgttttctgtctcttttggCCAATAtgatattcttttccttttccttttttttttgagaagggtctcactttgtcatccaggctgaagtgcagtggcaccatctcagctcactgcagccttgacctcctgggctcaagtgtttctcccacctcagccccccaagtaactgggactactggtgtgcaccaccacgcccagctaatttttatatttttattttttgaagagatggggtttcaccatgttgctcaggctggtctcgaactcctgagctcaagtgatccacccacctcagcctcccaaagtgctggaattacaggtgggagccaccatgcctggactcttttccttttttcttttttctgtttttttttttttttttagatatggtctcactatgttagcggggttggtcttaaactcctggtcttgccgggtgcagtggctcacgcctgtaatcccaccactttgggaggctgaggcaggcagatcacgaggtcaggagttcgagaccagggtgaccaacatggtaaaaccccacctctactaaaaatacaaatattagccaggtgtggtggtgtgctcctgtaatcccagctactcagggggctgaggcagaggaatagcTTGATCCCTGGAAtcggaggttttagtgagccgagatcgcaccactgcactccagcctgggcgacagagctagactctgtctcacaaaaacaaaaacaaacaaaccaaaaaaaccaaaccaaaacaaaacaaaaaaactcctggcctcaagcaatcctccacctcagcctcccaaagtgctgagattacaggcatgagccaccaagcccagccaaccaatataatatatctttttaaattattattattattttttgagatggagtttcgctcatgttgcccaagctggagtgcaatggcgtgatctcggctcactgaaatctccgcctctcaagttcaagcgattctcttgcctcagcctccctagtagctgggattacaggcgcccgccaccacgcccagctaatttctttgtatttttagtagagacagggtttcagcatgttggccaggctggtctcaaactcctgacctcaggtgatctgcctgtcagcctcccaaagtgttgggattataggcatgagccactgcgcccggcctatttacaaattttttttttttttaaataatgttttaattttgtagagacggtgtctatgttgcccaggctggtcttgaactcctgggcccaagtgatcctctcttgcctttgcctcccaaagtgctaggattataggcgtgagccactgtgcccgcccaACCAATAGACTATTCTTATTATATATGATGCACTCTGGTATTTGCCGTTCTGTGCTATTCTGTTTGAATTTAAAAACTGGTCAAGACCCACCAAACTGATTTCCCCACCAAGGCAGTGACACACATTAGAATGACCtggagaattttaaaagatactgATGCCCAGGCCTCACCCTAGAGATTCTGAAGTGGTTTCAGgactttttcttaattaaaagataaatagagatgaggtctcactatgttgcccaggctggtctcaaactcctggcctcaaacgatttctcccaccttggcctcccaaagtgctgggattaaagacgtgtgccaggccgggcatggtggctcacgcctgtgatcccagcactt from Pan paniscus chromosome 20, NHGRI_mPanPan1-v2.0_pri, whole genome shotgun sequence encodes the following:
- the RAB4B gene encoding ras-related protein Rab-4B isoform X2 translates to MAETYDFLFKFLVIGSAGTGKSCLLHQFIENKFKQDSNHTIGVEFGSRVVNVGGKTVKLQIWDTAGQERFRRETYNSLAAWLTDARTLASPNIVVILCGNKKDLDPEREVTFLEASRFAQENELMFLETSALTGENVEEAFLKCARTILNKIDSGELDPERMGSGIQYGDASLRQLRQPRSAQAVAPQPCGC
- the RAB4B gene encoding ras-related protein Rab-4B isoform X1, yielding MAETYDFLFKFLVIGSAGTGKSCLLHQFIENKFKQDSNHTIGVEFGSRVVNVGGKTVKLQIWDTAGQERFRSVTRSYYRGAAGALLVYDITSRETYNSLAAWLTDARTLASPNIVVILCGNKKDLDPEREVTFLEASRFAQENELMFLETSALTGENVEEAFLKCARTILNKIDSGELDPERMGSGIQYGDASLRQLRQPRSAQAVAPQPCGC